The Candidatus Lokiarchaeota archaeon genome window below encodes:
- a CDS encoding DEAD/DEAH box helicase: protein MKNGELDGDAGKIPPKTQASNLSELPLPVGADLQEKRQSAIDCWQAQSFAARIHREFEASLEKGLTAGMKSRFYALFEYYEQAVSSLRTALKERNTAGLVSSLRSLIALNAPLNYMHSTAPNAIPLHLAMEPKLKGKLIRDLLIKVQEESIESMTAARLTEYINEHEFLQKTTKRTVERHLGHLVESGHLSKTNGAYERTNRTYMSTNLDDAGLQTLLGEELYIEFEMNGFPGLSNIENKTAEFKQFFEEMTDTGELVSELFLATITDLLGPESERPTIEQWHCRDLIGSSIPRPYQRDAFTIFRGHGYQGPLIEAPTGSGKTLIGMMAIQDWLKTTSPGESILVLVPTINYEQQWVRELCYKSIGLQLSPDDVFAGTPTDYEMKRQRSKTPPVVLIMTYAGLAQLGSPKGKGGFDKISLERFLQGSNTRYVILDEVHKVVQDMEGVSASVTSLLVDWLEDGSIEGLIGFSGTAKAYRERFEKLGLRLVYVVPSVDLIAYGFVAPFGELGVPFTYSDRESEMRSLLGSYKSLLRDYTDLVGSHFLRTTFSDIPFKKRLTIARDILDMYSYRKDRREAIKARFRRWRKEGDLGLNELSLISMIQIAKNLSDEALVRQTLVGYPEKTQRKRMIRFRRLLVKFRDVRLSLLGLVTSSEIASKLKVSGFGRRIQANALLESYQSIPTKKELEEKVDDTLSNTIAGLYRILRSLYYRMGEGRVEAISAVIQAERQVRDLNNVIVFGRGKSLDWRSGLAEPGYSGVAGIFSQMLGENELTPMAVLSSEVYLPFSRNQQIPMRIASFIKREIMGSDLSQTLFGLLTQGTQIPTKRLQAFKSSFDEIITSYVESLSSVGAWRPVEFDTEVLQPLIKTVNKLNLEERETIVSRLDTANPHLEKWMRGFYDYALIASRFSDAIESKLQQPNGGRQRFYVIKMAQGSKKQLMYDLTARIVDAKDLPINVIIVSRWARTGWDVTTPNLLIDATATRNVTAWQQLRGRTMRAMGAWDKDCYEAMMFLLGSRMGDTKNQEIESRLPDEEKTTALTLDKTTQDLLLEVHEKANVYIENRRFKKTLSDKIRQGDLSLFTDRERIKLAVELMMVRNKVTHIYELVKAYGSTTQIRFDRRAKEWRRRSAVSAKHSHNFSVNPFTGDYCKGSEHSPFVYVEDPREYSPTRLKAHLAKLLAGCDAKIVEGWIKAVMR from the coding sequence ATGAAAAATGGGGAACTCGACGGGGACGCTGGCAAAATCCCGCCAAAAACACAGGCTTCCAATTTATCTGAGTTACCCCTTCCTGTAGGAGCTGATCTACAGGAAAAAAGACAGTCAGCCATAGATTGTTGGCAGGCCCAGTCTTTTGCAGCCAGAATACACCGGGAATTTGAAGCCAGCCTAGAGAAAGGGCTTACGGCGGGGATGAAAAGCCGTTTCTATGCACTCTTCGAGTACTATGAACAAGCTGTTAGTTCCTTACGGACTGCGTTGAAGGAAAGGAATACAGCGGGTTTGGTATCTTCACTTCGGAGTCTGATTGCATTAAATGCCCCACTCAACTACATGCATTCCACTGCACCTAATGCTATTCCTCTGCATCTCGCCATGGAACCTAAGCTTAAGGGGAAATTGATTCGGGACCTGCTAATCAAAGTTCAAGAAGAATCTATAGAGTCAATGACAGCTGCACGGCTGACCGAGTACATTAATGAACATGAGTTTCTCCAAAAAACCACGAAGAGAACCGTTGAGCGCCATTTGGGACATCTCGTGGAAAGTGGTCATCTTTCAAAAACCAATGGGGCCTATGAAAGAACCAACAGAACCTATATGTCCACCAATCTTGATGATGCCGGTCTGCAGACCCTCTTGGGCGAAGAGCTGTACATTGAATTTGAAATGAATGGCTTCCCAGGGCTATCCAACATTGAGAACAAGACAGCTGAATTCAAGCAGTTTTTCGAGGAAATGACAGATACTGGAGAACTTGTCTCCGAATTATTCCTCGCAACTATTACTGACTTGCTTGGACCTGAATCAGAAAGACCAACCATTGAGCAATGGCACTGTAGAGATTTGATAGGATCTTCAATCCCTCGACCGTATCAACGAGATGCATTCACGATATTCCGTGGTCATGGATATCAAGGTCCTCTAATTGAGGCTCCAACCGGCTCAGGAAAAACTCTGATTGGCATGATGGCTATTCAGGATTGGCTCAAAACTACTTCTCCAGGTGAATCGATTCTAGTGCTCGTACCCACCATCAACTATGAACAACAATGGGTTCGTGAGCTTTGCTACAAGTCCATTGGCTTACAACTATCACCAGATGATGTCTTTGCCGGTACGCCAACTGATTACGAAATGAAGCGTCAAAGGTCGAAAACACCTCCAGTAGTTCTAATTATGACTTATGCTGGACTTGCTCAGTTAGGTTCACCAAAGGGCAAAGGGGGTTTCGATAAGATATCGCTTGAGCGCTTCCTTCAGGGGAGCAATACTAGATACGTGATCCTCGATGAAGTGCACAAAGTTGTTCAAGATATGGAGGGAGTATCTGCATCCGTTACCAGCCTGTTGGTGGATTGGCTTGAAGATGGTAGTATAGAAGGACTCATAGGATTCTCTGGTACTGCTAAAGCCTATCGGGAGCGCTTTGAAAAGCTTGGTCTTCGACTAGTTTATGTCGTTCCCTCTGTTGATCTTATTGCCTACGGTTTCGTCGCTCCTTTTGGAGAGCTCGGAGTGCCATTCACTTACTCTGATCGAGAAAGCGAAATGCGGTCGCTCCTGGGTTCGTATAAATCACTTCTAAGAGATTATACTGATTTGGTGGGTTCCCATTTTCTGAGGACGACCTTTAGTGACATTCCCTTTAAGAAACGGTTGACCATTGCTCGTGATATCCTTGATATGTACTCGTATCGGAAAGATCGAAGGGAGGCAATTAAAGCACGATTTAGACGATGGAGAAAGGAAGGCGACCTAGGGCTTAATGAGCTCTCACTTATTAGCATGATCCAGATTGCCAAGAATTTGTCTGATGAGGCCCTTGTACGCCAAACATTGGTTGGTTACCCCGAAAAGACACAACGAAAGAGAATGATTAGATTTCGACGTCTACTAGTCAAGTTTAGAGATGTTCGTTTGAGTCTTCTTGGTTTGGTTACCAGTTCTGAAATAGCATCCAAACTCAAAGTTAGCGGCTTTGGAAGGCGAATTCAGGCCAATGCTCTGTTAGAATCTTATCAATCAATTCCAACTAAGAAAGAACTTGAAGAGAAAGTAGATGATACATTATCGAATACCATAGCGGGATTGTATCGGATTCTGAGGTCATTGTACTATAGAATGGGTGAAGGTAGAGTTGAAGCCATCAGTGCCGTCATTCAAGCAGAGAGACAAGTAAGAGATCTAAACAATGTCATCGTCTTTGGCAGAGGGAAGAGCCTTGATTGGAGGTCAGGTCTAGCGGAACCAGGCTATTCAGGGGTTGCTGGCATTTTTTCACAGATGCTAGGAGAAAATGAGCTTACTCCCATGGCTGTCCTTTCAAGTGAGGTGTACTTGCCGTTTTCAAGAAATCAGCAAATTCCTATGAGAATTGCGTCTTTCATAAAGCGCGAAATCATGGGTTCAGACCTGAGTCAGACTTTGTTCGGTCTTCTTACACAAGGAACTCAAATACCTACGAAACGTTTACAAGCTTTCAAATCATCTTTTGATGAGATTATCACTAGCTACGTAGAAAGCTTAAGTTCTGTGGGGGCGTGGAGACCTGTTGAATTTGACACAGAAGTGCTTCAACCGCTTATCAAAACTGTTAACAAATTGAATCTAGAGGAAAGAGAGACTATAGTATCCCGATTAGATACGGCAAATCCGCATTTGGAGAAATGGATGCGCGGCTTCTATGATTATGCGCTGATCGCTTCTCGTTTTTCAGATGCCATAGAATCTAAGCTTCAGCAGCCCAATGGAGGCAGACAAAGGTTCTATGTTATCAAAATGGCCCAAGGCAGCAAAAAACAGCTTATGTATGATCTTACCGCGCGAATTGTAGATGCGAAAGACCTACCGATAAATGTCATAATCGTATCAAGATGGGCACGTACTGGCTGGGATGTTACTACACCTAACCTGCTTATCGATGCAACTGCAACTCGAAATGTTACGGCTTGGCAACAGCTACGTGGTAGAACAATGAGAGCAATGGGAGCATGGGATAAAGATTGCTACGAAGCGATGATGTTTCTTCTGGGATCTCGGATGGGCGATACTAAGAATCAAGAGATAGAATCGAGACTGCCTGATGAAGAGAAAACCACGGCACTAACTCTTGATAAAACAACTCAAGACTTGTTACTGGAGGTCCATGAAAAGGCTAATGTCTACATTGAGAATCGCAGGTTCAAGAAAACCCTCTCTGATAAGATACGGCAGGGCGACCTGAGCCTTTTCACCGATCGAGAGCGAATAAAGCTGGCTGTTGAACTCATGATGGTTCGTAACAAAGTGACTCATATTTACGAGCTGGTCAAAGCATATGGGAGTACGACCCAGATTAGATTTGATCGTAGAGCCAAGGAATGGCGTCGTAGAAGTGCTGTATCCGCAAAACATTCGCACAATTTCTCTGTTAACCCCTTCACGGGTGACTATTGCAAAGGATCTGAGCATAGCCCCTTTGTCTACGTTGAAGATCCACGTGAATACTCTCCTACCCGGCTGAAAGCCCATCTTGCGAAGCTACTAGCGGGATGTGATGCCAAAATTGTTGAAGGGTGGATTAAGGCAGTTATGCGGTGA
- a CDS encoding response regulator yields the protein MQQRRILVFLLALVLIILGSVFGLLPFLHLLSQNETDCIVPLAVTAAGYAMAIFLIAYEVKSQASVPTKRKSRRKTRVVAIDDEEDILRLIRIKLSKEGFRVITAKDGVEGIETVLDKHPDVMLVDIMMPQKDGYEVVSEVKKKMGENAPVAIMLTSKSEEEDMMEGLASGADDYITKPFSPTELIERINVALLKGQKSSENKAKK from the coding sequence ATGCAACAAAGGAGAATACTGGTATTTTTACTTGCCTTGGTTCTGATAATCCTGGGTTCAGTCTTCGGTCTGTTACCTTTTCTCCATCTTCTGAGCCAAAATGAAACTGATTGCATTGTCCCTCTTGCAGTTACAGCTGCAGGATATGCGATGGCAATTTTCTTGATTGCATATGAGGTCAAGAGCCAAGCATCTGTTCCGACCAAGAGGAAAAGCAGACGAAAGACTCGTGTTGTAGCAATAGACGATGAAGAAGATATTCTGCGATTGATTCGAATCAAGTTATCAAAAGAAGGGTTTCGCGTCATTACAGCAAAAGATGGCGTTGAAGGAATTGAAACTGTCCTTGATAAGCATCCTGACGTGATGCTGGTTGATATAATGATGCCTCAGAAAGATGGGTATGAAGTGGTTTCTGAGGTTAAGAAGAAGATGGGGGAAAACGCCCCGGTTGCTATAATGTTGACTTCAAAATCTGAGGAAGAAGATATGATGGAAGGACTTGCATCGGGAGCTGATGACTATATTACGAAACCATTCAGCCCTACGGAATTGATAGAACGAATCAACGTAGCTTTGCTCAAAGGACAAAAATCCTCTGAAAATAAAGCTAAGAAATAG
- a CDS encoding 3-hydroxybutyryl-CoA dehydrogenase: MSIERIAVLGAGQMGNGIAQVCAQAGYNVAMRDIKQEFLDNGMKTIRKNLERGLKKDKITEEEIEEILDSINPVIDLEEAVGDADLIIEAVPEIVKLKLEVWEDVENFAKKDAIFASNTSSISITQMGAVTKRPEKFIGMHFFNPVPVMKLVEIIRGAATEDETVEVIETVAAELGKETVLVEEAPGFAVNRLLVPAINEAIFAIQEGVATVSDMDKSIELGLNWPMGPLKLADFVGLDTLLHIADYFVEEFKDSKYRAPPLLRKLVRAGWVGRKAGKGFYDYSGDKPKPLEF, encoded by the coding sequence ATGTCAATAGAAAGGATAGCAGTATTAGGAGCGGGACAGATGGGGAACGGAATAGCCCAAGTCTGTGCTCAAGCCGGATACAACGTAGCAATGCGGGATATCAAGCAGGAGTTCCTAGATAACGGGATGAAAACAATCCGAAAGAATCTAGAACGAGGATTGAAGAAAGACAAAATCACCGAAGAAGAAATCGAAGAAATCCTCGACTCAATTAATCCTGTCATAGATCTGGAAGAAGCAGTAGGCGATGCAGATCTCATCATCGAAGCTGTTCCAGAAATCGTCAAACTTAAGCTAGAGGTGTGGGAGGATGTAGAGAATTTCGCAAAGAAGGATGCCATTTTTGCGTCAAATACCTCAAGTATCAGCATAACACAGATGGGGGCCGTGACGAAACGGCCAGAGAAATTCATTGGTATGCACTTCTTTAATCCTGTACCTGTCATGAAGCTTGTTGAAATCATCCGTGGAGCTGCCACAGAGGATGAAACAGTAGAGGTCATCGAAACCGTCGCCGCTGAGCTTGGAAAGGAGACGGTCCTTGTTGAAGAGGCACCAGGTTTTGCTGTAAATCGGTTGCTGGTACCTGCCATAAACGAGGCGATCTTTGCAATTCAAGAAGGGGTTGCTACCGTTTCGGATATGGACAAGTCAATCGAGCTTGGCCTGAACTGGCCTATGGGACCCCTCAAACTAGCAGACTTCGTAGGATTGGACACCTTGCTACATATAGCCGATTACTTCGTTGAGGAGTTTAAAGACAGCAAGTATCGAGCACCACCACTCCTCAGGAAGCTTGTACGAGCAGGCTGGGTAGGGAGGAAGGCAGGGAAAGGGTTCTACGACTATTCAGGAGATAAGCCAAAACCATTGGAATTCTAA